The genomic segment TCTAAACTTCTTTGTCAGGCGGctgatgcatgcagccgcttCCCCGCACTTCTGTCACCTGCGTGTACACCTCACCAAAGCGCTTCTGAACGCTGGTTGGAACCTGCTTGCGAAACAAGTCAACGTGCCGTCTCTCAAGAGAGGCAAAAATCGCTCCTGGGGCGCCTCCCAGTTCCGCAAGGACGTCGCCGTAAGGTCCAATCACCGTGCTGTGTCCGTACACCGGATACTCACCCTCCCCAGACACcgacggaggaagagcagcGGGAGAGCAGCCGATCACATACACTTGATTGTCAAGGGCGCGAgctcgaagaagcagagaccaATGGGGCGGACCTaacaaaaaaaagaaaaagcatACACTCCTCTTTCACATCCacatacagacatatatatatatatatatacaaatatccttacatatatatatatatatatatatataattatatagGTGTTCACCGGCATGCTTTTCTCTACGTGTCGGAATCGGTGCTTCTGCCCGTCTCTCTGGCGGctcacatgcatgcagagatggAAGCGACTCCGCCTATCCCCACAGGTGGAGCTGAGCAGCTTAGCATCCACAACAGAGCAATTgtgcctttcttttctttctgcggcTTGCACCCGtgcctcctcgcttctcgcggCCCGTCACCCCCGTTCAAGTGTACCAGTCGTCTTGTTGAAGGCTCCAGGGTAGCAGAGAAGTCtgcactgtctctgctgcgtcaGCGCGAGAGCCATCTCGGCGAAGCGCAGGTCGTAGCAAATGCCGACGCCGACGTTCCCGAAaggcgcgagaggaaacgaagtcAACGAAGTCCCTGAAAACGCTCACCCGTCCGCACTGCCGCATCCTCCACTCtaagacgcatgcactctgGACAAAACACTTGCATGTGCACAGACACGCACACAACAAAATACACAtcatatgcatgcatgcatacaaacgcatatataaatataaatataaatatatatatatatatatgtatgtatataaatatgtatatatatatatatatagatatatggatatatattGGCGGGAATGCAGAGATATGAATCGTTGCGTGTCCAAGTGGtgcggagagaaagcgagtgATTTtaggagagagaagcggaagaacgTGGATTCTGGGGAGCTTGTCAGAATCCACGTTCTCACCGTTGGATGCGGCTGGTGGCGTCCTCTTTCACAACTGCGTGGAccgtcgttttcgtctcccactgtttcctcctttttcgccGTTGTAGACGACCCAAACTCACCGGCGCACAAGGTATCACTTTCTCGAAAAATCATTCCCTGACGAGAGCACACATAAGACAAAAGCGCCTTTTGACAaacgctggagagagacgagagaagaaagcctttcctctctcccgtcgTTGACTCTCCACCCTGCCGCCTCTTTTTGCCGtccgaagaaagggagacagaagacaagTAAGACACATAAAGGGAacagtttctccttcttttcctttgaGAATCtcgtttgctgtctcttcttctcttccgcgagtctccctctctcccctctcccctcCCCCCTTCGTCTCATCGTCTCTTGGTCTCTtggtctcctctgcttctgcgtttgctctctcttgcgcgtttcgttcgtctttgcgcgctccgccttctcgctggATCCCCTCCCTGTCTCGGTCCGGACCTTCCCGCGGGGGTCATCGGCTTTCAAGATGCTGATGTCGAAGAGGTGgagttttctgtgtttggcGATGAACGCGCCGTTCCGGTCGAAGACGCAGCAGGTGTTGTACAGCTCgacttttcgcttctctcctgagGCGTTCTCGTCCGCTTCCTTCCCGTCTGCGCCCACCTCCCGCCGCTCCACGATCGACCCACCGACAACGCAGACTTTGAGCTGTTTCGCGAGTCCTTTCATGAACTCAAAAGACGGCGACAGCTGCGCAAGCGTCTCCGCGGCCTCTGCCGGCTTCTCCTGCGCAAGCGcagcttcgctctctcccgaTGTGACCTGCGCGCTCCCGCAGGGCGCCGGCAAGGACTCGCTGAACGCGTAGAAGCAGGAGGCATGGTACGGCGTACTCCACATCTCGGGCAGAACGAGCAAGTCGAAGAGCGGCGCGACGCTCccttcgcgcttctcgtGGGGTAGCGTCGGAGCGTCGCTTGCGCGAAGAGACTCCGAAAGCGCCGCCAGAATGCTCGTAGACGAGGCCGGagctggcgaagaagaaaacgcggtCTGCTGAAACTCAGTCACAAACGGCAGTTGAGCAGATGACGCGACGCCTGCCGCCTTCCGATACGCCGAGACAGCTGCCGTCAAAGCCTCCTTCACTCTAACcatctgctgctgcttcctctccaacACCGCTTGCGAATctctcgaagaaagagagagaggagaatgagacggagagagagctcCCGGAGAAAGGCCCGATTCCcggcggagaagagcaggCAGTTGCAACACACAAATTCGGATGGAGGACGCAGGTGCCATCTTGACGGAGGCGgacgagagacagccgatcagaaggaacggagacagacgcggagaagagaggacagtCAAGGCGCCACAGAACGACCGCGACCTCTGTGAGGAAGGAGCAGGAAACGTCGACTCAGCGGGGCTTCGCCGGAGCAGACCGGAGGGAGCGGAAAGTCGAAGAGATAGTGAAAAGGGAGctcagaggaaaacgcgagtCAACAGAGAGACGTCAGAGCACCTAGGATACGAGACAAACTCTCCAGGAGATACGAGCTGCAGGCATCCAA from the Toxoplasma gondii ME49 chromosome IX, whole genome shotgun sequence genome contains:
- a CDS encoding hydrolase, carbon-nitrogen family protein (encoded by transcript TGME49_265860) yields the protein MAPASSIRICVLQLPALLRRESGLSPGALSPSHSPLSLSSRDSQAVLERKQQQMVRVKEALTAAVSAYRKAAGVASSAQLPFVTEFQQTAFSSSPAPASSTSILAALSESLRASDAPTLPHEKREGSVAPLFDLLVLPEMWSTPYHASCFYAFSESLPAPCGSAQVTSGESEAALAQEKPAEAAETLAQLSPSFEFMKGLAKQLKVCVVGGSIVERREVGADGKEADENASGEKRKVELYNTCCVFDRNGAFIAKHRKLHLFDISILKADDPRGKGMIFRESDTLCAGTSLTSFPLAPFGNVGVGICYDLRFAEMALALTQQRQCRLLCYPGAFNKTTGPPHWSLLLRARALDNQVYVIGCSPAALPPSVSGEGEYPVYGHSTVIGPYGDVLAELGGAPGAIFASLERRHVDLFRKQVPTSVQKRFGEVYTQVTEVRGSGCMHQPPDKEV